The segment TCGAAACCCGCGCCAGCACACGAGAGGCGGACGCCCTGCGCGACTGGCCACCGCTGGGTCAGTTCGTCGACGTGGGGGGCGGACGGCAAGTCCACGCTTTTGTGACCGGTCAGGGCCCCGATCTGGTGCTGATCCACGGAGCTTCGGGCAATCTGCGCGACTTTACCTTTGATTTTGTCGACCGGGTTCGCAACAACTACCGTGTCATCGTGTTTGATCGCCCCGGACTGGGATATACCGACCGTGTCGGCGACAGTTTTGGCGGCGCGTTCAATACCTCTGCCGAAAGTCCGGAACAACAGGCCGCCATGCTCTGGAGCGCTGCCGACCGGCTGAGCGTCACAAACCCTATCGTGCTGGGCCATTCCTATGGCGGGTCTGTCGCCATGGCCTGGGGGCTGAATCATCCGGCTTCGGCCCTGGTGATTGTGTCAGGGGCGACGATGCCGTGGCCCGGCAAACTTGGCCCGTCATATACCGTGCTGGGATCGGGCCTTGGCGGCGCGGTTGTTCCACCGTTCGTGACGGCATTCGCCTCGCAAGAGACGATCAACGACGCCGTTCGCAGCGTCTTTGCCCCCAACGCCGCGCCCGATGGCTATGCCCAATATGTCGGCCCCGGCCTGACCCTGCGCCGCGAGTCGCTGCGCGCCAATGCCCGGCAGGTCAATTCGCTGCGCCCGCATCTGGTGCAGATGTCGGCGCGGTATCCGTCGCTGGACCTGCCAATCGAACTGATCCACGGTGACGCCGACACCACTGTCCCGATCGACGTGCATGCACGCCCGCTGGACGCGCTGCTGCCCAATTCCGCGCTGAACGTGTTGCCGGGCGTCGGCCACATGCCGCATCATGTGCAACCACAAACCGTGGTGGATGCCATCAACCGCGCCGCGCATCGGGCGGGTTTGCGCCAGGAGTTATAAACAGCAAAAACGGCTCCACCACCTGGGAACACGGTGAGGGGCATGTGCCCGTCTGGGCGTAGCGGGAACCGCCCCGCGCGTTGGGTACCAGCCTTTGACAAGAGCGCGCCGAAGCGCCTGCGCCCCGTCCGACATGACCCCGCCAATCGACCGACAGCGATTGCGTTAAGCCAGTTAACATCCCATATTACTGGCCAAGAGCAGAACAAAAGAGGCCCTGTCCCGTGACCCTTCCTTTTGACGGCGCCATCAGCGCCTATTACAAAAACGATGCCCCAAAGGATGTGCGCGACGCAATCGAGCGCGCCGACAAGGACGATATTCTGTCCAACGCCTATCCTTATTCTGAAGAAGTCTCAAAAAAGACGTATGAAAAGGAAATGAAGGCGCTGCAGATCGAACTGGTCAAAATGCAGTCCTGGGTGCGCGACACCGGTGCGCGCATCGCCATCGTGTTTGAGGGGCGCGACGCTGCCGGCAAAGGCGGCACGATCAAGCGTTTTCGCGAAAACCTGAATCCGCGCGGGGCGCGCAATGTAGCGCTGGCCAAACCGTCCGACACCGAGATGACGCAATGGTATTTCCAGCGCTACATCACGCATCTGCCGGCTGCTGGCGAAATCGTATTCTTTGACCGCTCGTGGTACAATCGCGGCGTGGTCGAACACGTCTTTGGGTTCTGCACCGATGAACAGCGCGAACACTTCTTTGCTCAGGTCAACGACTTTGAAAAGATGCTGGTGCAGGACGGGATTCATCTGTTCAAGCTCTGGCTCAACGTCGGGCGCGCGGAACAGTTGCGCCGCTTTCTGGACCGCGAAAAGGATCCGCTGAAACACTGGAAACTGTCGTCGATTGATGTCGAAGGACTGGCCAAATGGGACGCCTACTCTACCGCGATCCATGAAACGCTGACCCGGTCGCATACCAAAAAGACACCCTGGACTATTGTGCGCTCGGACGACAAACGCCGCGCGCGTTTGGCGGCAATCCGCAGCGTTCTGGGGTCGCTGGACTACGACAAAAAAGACGCAAAGGCGCTGGGTGAGCCAGATAAAAAGATCTGCGGTGGTCCCGACCTCTGGGATGTCTAAACGCGGATATCATCACGGCAATCTGGCGCAGGCACTGGTTGCGGCAGCCCTGATCCTGATCGAGGAAAAGGGGCCGACCGGATTTACCCTGTCCGAAGCCGCAAAACAGGCCGGTGTGACCCCGGCGGCGGTCTACCGTCATTTTGCTGGGCGCGAGGACCTGATCGCCGAGGCGGCACGTCAGGGCTACGATATTTTTGCCGATGTGATGCAATATGCCTATGACAGTGGCCAGCCCTCGGCGCTCGCCGCATTCGAGGCGACGGGCCGGGCCTATCTGGCCTTTGCCCGGCGCTATCCCGGTCATTACATTGCGATGTTCGAAAGCGGCGTTTCGGTTAATCATTCACCGGAACTGGCGACGGCGTCATCGCGGGCCCGCGCAGTTCTGGAACTTGCCGCGACGGATCTGTCGCAACACATTCCCCCGGACAAGCGGCCCCCCGCTTCGATGTTCTCGGCGCATATCTGGGCGCTCAGCCACGGCGTGGTCGAACTGTTTGCCCGCAATGCTCCGGGCAGCCGCAGCCCCTTCCCGCCCGAAGATCTGCTTGAGACCGGCATCGGCATCTATTTACGCGGACTCGGACTGATCCGACCGGATTCATAAGCCGCGCCTAATTTGGGTCCAAGCGGCACCATACCGCCCGACCTCACCATCATCAGGCCGCCGTTACAGGGCCTCGATATCTCCGGCGGCGCGCATCGCGTGAAATTCGCCCTCAAATTCCGCAAACCGCCCGGCACTGATTGACTCGCGAATTCCCTGCATAAGATCTTGATAGTAATGCAGATTATGCCATGTGAGCAGCATCCCGGAAATCATCTCTTGCGCCCGGAACACATGATGCAGATAGGCGCGGGAATAATTCCGGCAGGCCGGACAGGTGCAATCTTCGTCCAGTGGACGCGGGTCATCCTGATGGCGGGCATTCTTGATGTTGAGCTGCCCGCGCCGGGTCCAGGCCTGTCCTGTGCGGCCCGAGCGTGAGGGCAAAACGCAGTCCATCATGTCAATGCCGCGCTTGACCGCGCCCAGAATATCGTCCGGCTTGCCGACCCCCATGAGATAGCGCGGCTTGTCGTCGGGTAGCATATCGACGGCAAAATCCAGCGTCTGGAACATCATCTCCTGCCCCTCGCCCACGGCCAACCCGCCAACCGCATAGCCGTCAAAGCCGATGCGTTTCAGCGCCTCGGCGCTTTCCTGGCGCTGATCGGGGAACACGCTGCCCTGCTGGATTCCAAACAGCATATGCCCCGAACGATCGCCAAAGGCGTCGCGCGACCGCTGCGCCCAACGCATCGACAGCCGCATGCTGTCCAGCGCCTGCGCCTCGGTGCAGGGATAGGGTGTGCATTCGTCAAACGCCATCACGATGTCCGACCCCAAAAGGCGCTGGATCTCCATCGAGCGTTCTGGCGTGATCTCGTGTTTCGAGCCGTCGATATGGCTTTTGAAGGTTACGCCGCGTTCGGTCAATTTGCGCAGATCCGCCAGCGACATCACCTGAAAGCCACCAGAATCCGTCAGGATCGGGCGATCCCAGTTCATGAATTTGTGCAGGCCGCCCAAGGCGTGAATGCGTTCAGCCGTGGGTCGCAACATCAGATGATACGTATTGCCCAGCAGGATATCTGCCCCGGTGGCGCGGACGCTCTCCGGCATCATCGCCTTAACCGTCGCGGCAGTGCCGACGGGCATGAAGGCAGGTGTGCGGATCTCACCACGGGGGGTTGAGATTGCGCCGGTGCGGGCACGGCCATCGCGGGCCGAGACGGTGAATGAGGTGCTCATGGCGGGATGCTTTAGGCTGCGAAACGGCGTCGCACAAGGGCGCGGCGCAACACTCGGTCAATCCACCCGCCTCTCCCAAGGGCAATCAGCACTTTGCTGGTTTTGCGATTTCAGTCGGGGGGACATCACGCTGATCCCGTTCAGGGACCGATACTAATTGACATTGCATTGACCGGAAAACCCACGTCCACTACGCCAGTATCAGCCAAAGGAGACGCCCGTGCCCCCAGAACTCCAGCTTTTGATCGACGAATTTTTTTCCGGCAACCTGATTTTTATACTGCTTGCCCTGCTGGTCGTCATTGTCATCCTGCGTGCGGTGCGCATCGTGCCACAATCGGAACAATATGTCGTCGAACGATTTGGCAGGCTGCACGCGGTGCTTGGGCCGGGGATCAACCTGATCGTCCCGTTTCTGGACCGGGTTGCGCATAAAATCTCGATCTTGGAACGGCAGTTGCCGACCATCACGCAGGATGCCATCACGCTTGATAACGTTCTGGTGCAGGTCGACACATCGGTATTCTATCGCATCATCGAGCCGGAAAAAACCGTCTACCGCATTCGCGACGTCGATGCCGCCATCTCAACCACGGTGGCGGGGATTGTGCGCTCAGAAATCGGCAAGATGGAGCTGGATCAGGTCCAATCGAACCGCGGCACCCTGACGGCAACGATCAAGGAACAGATCTTTGCCGTGGTCGACGACTGGGGGATCGAGGTGACGCGCGCCGAACTGCTGGACGTCAATCTGGATCAGGCCACCCGATCGGCAATGCTGCAACAGTTGAACGCCGAACGCGCACGCCGCGCCCAGGTGACAGAGGCCGAGGGCAAGAAACGAGCCGTCGAACTGGGTGCCGACGCCGATCTCTATGCTTCGGAACAGGCGGCCAAGGCGCGGCGGGTGCTGGCCGACGCCGACGCTTATGCCACGGGTGTCATCGCGCAGGCGATCGCCGCCGGAGGACTCGAGGCGGCGCAATATCAAGTGGCCCTCAAACAGGTCGATGCGCTGAATGCGCTGGGGGCCGGCGAAGGTAAGCAAACCATCGTGCTGCCCGCCAACGCGCTTGAGGCCTTTGGCGATGCGTTCAAGATGCTCAAGGGCAAACTGCCATGATCTGGGCCATCTGGTGGGTCTGGCTGGCGGGTGCGCTGGCTCTGGCAATCCTCGAATTGCTGGCACCGGGGTTCATTTTCCTTGGTTTTGCCATCGGTGCTGCGGCCGTCGCGCTTTTGCTGCTGATCCCGTTCACGACGTCGCCCGCTGTCCTGCTGGCCGTGTTCGCGCTGCTGTCACTGGCGGCATGGGCGCTGCTGAGGCGGCTGTTTCGCGCCCCCAAAGGTCAGGTGCGCTTTGTGCGCCACGACATTAACGACTGAACCGCCGCATCACTGAGATATGGCGAAACGCAGCGTCGGCGCTCACCTTTCTGTCATACACCTGTGCCAAGGCTGGCTTGCGGCGCTCTGGTCCTGTTGATAGGGCTTGGCGTTCATTTGGCCAAAGGACGCGACATGCACGACGATCTGCCCGAGACACCCGACCTCATCCGATTCGGATGGGAGGAATGGGTGGCATTGCCGGATCTCGGCCTTCCGTCCCTGCGCGCCAAGGTCGATACCGGGGCGCGCACTTCCGCGCTGCACGCCTTTGACATCGAAACCTTTGGTCCCGCCGCCGCCCCCAGGGTGCGGTTTACCATCCACCCGATCCCCGGCCGCGACGATCTGATCATTCCCTGTTCGGCCCCCATCGTTGACCGCCGCACCGTCACATCGTCAAATGGAGAGAGCGAGAGCCGCTATGTCATCGCCTCGACCCTTCGGGTCGGTGGCAATAGCTGGCGGATTGAGCTGACGCTGACCAACCGCGACCGGATGAACAGCCGGATGCTGCTGGGGCGTGAGGCGCTCAAGGATCATATCACCATCGTTGCCACTGACCGGTTCTGTCAGCCGGAACTTAGCTATGATGTCTATTCCAGCCAGACCGTGCGCACCTCAGCCCCGAAACGCGCGCTGCGGGTCGCAGTGTTGAGCCGCGAGGACAATTACTCGACCCGGCGACTGGTGCAAGAGGGCGAATCGCGTGGTCATACGGTCGAGGTGATCGACACAACCCGCTGCTACATGGCCATCAACGCCATGGCCCCAGAGGTGCATTATGACGGTGCCCGCCTTCCCCGCTATGATGTGGTGATCCCGCGTATCGGCACCTCTGTCACCGCCTATGGCACCGCCGTCATCCGCCAGTTCGAAACCATCGGCACCTTTTGCGTCAACGGGTCCGAGGGCATCACCGCGTCACGCGACAAACTGCACGCGCATCAGTTGATGGCCCAGCATAAGATCGGCATGCCTAACACCGCCTTTGCCTCGTCCCCCAAGGACACAGACAGCCTGATGCGGCTGGTTGGCACCGCGCCGCTGATCGTCAAGCTGCTGGAATCAACCCAAGGCAAAGGCGTCGTTCTGGCAGAGACAAAGAAGGCCGCACAATCGGTGATCGACGCCTTTCGCGGGCTGCGCGCCAATTTTCTGGTGCAGGATTTCGTCAAGGAATCAGCGGGCGAAGATATCCGATGCCTTGTCGTCGGCACCAAGGTCGTCGCCGCGATGAAACGCACCGGAGCCGATGGCGATTTCCGCTCGAACCTGCATCAGGGCGGCACCGCGCAGGTGGTCCGCATCACCAAGGAAGAACGCGAAACCGCGGTGCGCGCGGCCCGAGCGTTCAAACTTAACCTTGCAGGCGTCGATCTGCTGCGTTCGGACACCGGGCCAAAGGTGCTTGAGGTCAACTCGAGCCCCGGGCTCGAAGGGATTGAAAACGCAACCAAAAAGAATATCGCTGGTTTGCTCTATGACCACGTCGAAGAACGCGTGCGCCCCGCCCCCGTGCGGCGACGCAAAGTGCTGGGCTAACGGCTGTGGCCCCAGCCAGTCAGCTCCGGGGCTAAACGGGGCCAGCTTTGCCCATACGCACTACAGAGTCCAGGCAGGCACCCTTTACGCGGCGATTGGCATTCCCTATATCTTTGCTCAGGTAAGCGAAAAGGACAAACCCCATGCAAGACGCCAGTCCCCAGCTTGAAGGTGCTCCACTGATTGCGCCCTCCAGCACGGATCATCCGCTCTACGAGCAGGTGGTCGAGGCGTGTCGTGGCGTCTATGACCCGGAAATTCCGGTAAATATTTATGACCTTGGTCTGATCTATACCATTGATATATCGCCGGAAAACGCGGTGGCGGTAACGATGTCTCTGACCGCGCCGGGCTGCCCGGTGGCAGGCGAGATGCCCGGCTGGGTGGCGGAAGCCATCGAACCGCTGGCCGGGATCAAGCAGGTCGATGTCGAACTGACGTTCGAACCGCCCTGGGGCATGGAGATGATGTCAGACGAGGCGCGACTCGAACTCGGTTTCATGTAGGTCACACGGTGGCTTGGGGTCCGCCCCCTTGTGCCAACCGGGCCAGGTGCCTAGATTGATCGTAACAACAGGAGATCCCGCATGTTCGGCATTCCCGGCAAGCCCCCAGTCAGCATGACCGCCCGCGCTGTGACCCAGATCACCAAGCTGATGGAGCGTGACAACCGCGCGGGCCTGCGTATCGGCGTCAAAAAGGGCGGCTGCGCAGGCATGGAATACACCATGGAATATGTCGATACCGCCGACACCAACGACGAGGTGATCGACCAGGATGGCGCGCGGGTGATGATAGCCCCCATGGCGCAGATGTTCCTGTTCGGCACCGAGATTGATTACGAGACATCGTTGCTGGAATCCGGCTTTCGATTCATCAATCCCAACGTGGTTGATGCCTGCGGTTGCGGCGAGTCGATCAAGTTCAAGGACTTGGCCGAACTTGAGTCTCCGGGCAACGGCTGAGTCCGTCCGGCCGCCCCGACCTTCTCTCCTTGGTGCAATCACGCTACACAACTTGACCTTTGGTGCGTTGCCGTGATGATGCGCAACTGTGATTCATAGGAGACGACATGCGACGCAAACTGGCCGCCGGAAATTGGAAAATGAACGGAACTCAGACAGCTCTGGCTGAACTGAGCGCCCTTGATGGCACCAGCAGCCCGACCGTCGAGGTGCTGATCTGCCCGCCCGCAACGTTGCTCCATGCTGCTAAGGGTGTCGCTGGTGACGTCGCCATCGGAGCGCAGGATTGCCATGCTGCAGCCAGCGGTGCCCATACCGGGGATCTGTCAGCGCCGATGCTTGCCGACGCAGGCGCAACCTATGTCATCACCGGCCATTCCGAACGCCGCGCTGACCACGGCGAAAGCGACGCGATCGTCGCCGCCAAAAGCCAAGCTGTCTGGGATGCAGGCCTGACCGCGATTGTCTGCATCGGCGAAAGCCTGGAACAGCGCGACAGCGGCAAGACGCTTACCGTGATCGGCACGCAGCTTGCCAATTCCGTGCCTGATGGCGCGACCGGTGCAAATCTGGTAGTCGCCTACGAGCCGATCTGGGCCATTGGCACCGGCAAGGTGCCCACCATTCATCAAATCGGCGAAGTACACCAATTCCTGCGCGCAGAACTTGTCAGCCGGTTTGGAAACGACATCGCTGGTGCCATCCGCCTGCTCTATGGCGGCAGCGTGAAGCCCGCAAACGCGGCCGAGATCTTTGCCGTCAAAGACGTCGACGGCGCACTGGTCGGTGGCGCAAGCCTCAAAGCCAGCGACTTTGGCCCCATCATTGCGGCCCTGACCAAAGCCTAAACTCAACTCCCAACATCGCGATTCATCTGCGGGTCAAGGATCGCCGCAGGCGACCGCGTGCAAACGCGGCCCATCCTTGAGACGCAGACGACCCGTCAGATCATGGAAGCGGCGCGTTCAGATGCGGACCTGCCGCTGAACCGTCTGCCTAAACAGTTCGGCTTGAACAACTGCCATGTAGCTGAATCACCAAGATAAATCGGATATTTTTCCGGCTTCAAACTGCAGGAATCCGTAGAATCCAATTGAAAAGGCTGCAGTTTGGATCCTGCCATGAAGCACCGCTCGCGTCCTGAGGAACAGGATGATCTCCTCCGCCCCCGATTGGTCGACATGATCGACATGCGCCACGAGCTTGTAAAGCTGGCAGACTTGATCGACTGGGAGGTCTTCGAACGGGAGTGGGCTGGTTTCTTCCCGTCGGCGACAGGGCGGCCTGCGACGCCGCCACGGTTGGTGGCGCCTCATGTATCTGCAGCATGCCTATCGGCTCTCGGACGAGGCCGTGATCGCCCGCTGGGTGGACTCCCCGTATGTCCAGCATTTCACAGGGGAGACGTTCTTCCAGCATCAGCCGCCGATTCATCCGTCCTCGCTCAGCCGCTGGCGTGATCGCATCGGCGAAGAGGGCGCGGAGTGGCTGCTGACCAAGACGATTCAAGCGGGCCGGTCTGTCGGTATCATCGACGACGACAGCCTGGCGCGCGTCTCCGTCGACACCACCGTGATGGAAAAGAATATCGCGTATCCAACCCCCTCCCGGCAGCATCCTGCGGATGCGCCTGCCGGGCAATGGACGCCCGGCTCTACGAGAAGGCGCGGGTGAAGTTGGTCGCGCTGGCAAAGGACCTCGCCGCCCGGACCTCGCCGTCGTGGACCGCGGCTACCGTGGACACGGTGTCGGAACAACCCATGTGTTGATCTCCGGAATGCGTCGCGGGCTGACGGATGGGCTGAAAGCGCAGCTCCGAAGGCGCAGTGCGATCGAGCCGGAGATCGGCCACATGAAGACCGATGGCCGCCTCGCGCGCTGCCCTCTCAAAGGGACCAAGGGCGATGCGCTCTTCGCTGTCCTGTGCGGCTGCGGGCACAACATCCGCAAGATCCTGGCCCGCCTGAGGGCCCGTTTGGTCCTGTTGTTCGAGGGCCTGTCACGGGCGCAGCGCGCGATCAACGCCTTCACCGTCCGATCAATAGCACTGCAAATCGCCGCGTAGGTGTTGTTCAACGTCGACTAAATAAAGGCCCCCAAGAAAGCCTCTTTTTCATAACCGCGCATTTCGTCGAATTTTGAAATTCGACGAAATTACGGCTTCTGACAAACACCTCTCTCCACCCCTCGAATCTTCAGCTACAGCCGGACGTTCCGCCGCAAGTGTTGCACTTCATGCAGGTCCCGTTGCGCACCAGCGTGTAGTTGCCACATTCGCCGCAGGCTTCGCCCTCGTAACCCTGCATCTTGGCTTTGGTGACAGCGTTGATCGCCAGACCGCTGGTCGCGGCTGTCGTCGTTGTGCTGGTGGCATAGCTGACCGACGTGCCGCCCGAGGCAACCGCCTTTTCCGCCACCAGTGACGTCACCTGCGTGGCCGCGCCAAACCCACTTTGGCCGCCCTGCAACACCATCAGATCTTGCGGCAGACGTTTGCGCAGATACCCGGTTGAGCTGATCTGTTTCAGCACCTCAAGGCTGCGCGACGCTGCTGATTCCGAGATTTCCTTGACGTTGGACACGCCTTCTTCCACGCCCCGGCCGATATCGTCAAAGGTGGCGCCCTGCGGTTTGACATGCGCCAGATCGGTGCGGTCAAGGTAGGACACCGCCAGTTCGCGGAAGATATAGTCAAGGATCGAGGTCGCGTTCTTGATACTGTCGTTGCCCTGCACCATGCCGGCAGGTTCGAATTTGGTAAAGGTGAAGGCATCGACGAACTCTTCCAGCGGCACGCCGTACTGAAGACCAACCGACACCGCGATGGCAAAGTTGTTCATCATGGCGCGGAAGCCCGCCCCTTCCTTGTGCATGTCGATAAAGATTTCGCCCAGGTTGCCGTCCTTGTATTCGCCGGTACGCAGATACACCTTGTGACCGCCAACAATGGCCTTTTGGGTATAGCCCTTGCGCCGCTCGGGCATCTTTTCGCGGCCACGGGCGACCTCTTTGACGATGATCTTTTCGACGACTTTCTGCGCCAGCACAGCGGCCTTTTCATGCATCGAGCCGCTTTCCAGCACCTCCATTGCTTCGTCGTCATCTTCGACCAGCGCCGACGCCAGCGGTTGGCTCAGTTTCGATCCGTCGCGATAGAGCGCGTTTGCCTTGACCCCCAGGGACCACGACAGCTCGTATGCGGCCTGGCAGTCGGTGATGGTGGCGTCGTTGGGCATGTTGATCGTCTTGCTGATCGCGCCCGAGATGAACGACTGCGCAGCGGCCATCATGTAGATATGGCTTTTAACACCTAGATACCGCGTGCCTTTTTTGCCGCAAGGGTTGGCGCAGTCAAAGATCGCGTAGTGTTCTGTCTTGAGAAATGGCGCCCCTTCGAGGGTCATGGTGCCGCAGACGTGATCATTAGCCAGTTCGATGTCGCGCTTGGAATAGCCAAGGTGGCGCAGCAGATCAAAAGTCGGGTCCGACAGCTTGGCCACCGGGATACCCAGCACCTCGCGGCAAAAGGTTTCGCCCAGCGTCCACTGGTTGAACACAAAGCGGATGTCGAATGCCGACGCCAGCGCGCTCTCGACTTTTTCGATCTGCGCCGGGCCAAAGCCGTGGCCGATCAACGAGGTATGATTGATCCCCGGCGCGTTGCCGATCGTGCCATGACCGACAGCATAGGCGACGATCTCTTCGATCTGACTGCTGGAATATCCCAGTTTGTCCAGTGCCGCAGGAACCGAGTGGTTGATAATCTTGAAATACCCACCGCCGGCGAGCTTTTTGAACTTCACCAGGGCAAAGTCAGGTTCGATCCCGGTGGTGTCGCAATCCATCACCAGACCGATGGTGCCAGTCGGAGCGATCACGGACACCTGCGCATTGCGATAGCCGTTGGCTTCGCCCAGACGCAGCGCCTCGTCCCAGCTGCTTTTGGCCAGACCAATCAGGGTGGCATCGGGGCAGTTAGCATGGTCCAGCGGCACCGGTTTGACGTCCAGCGCTTCGTAGCCATCCGTCGCGCCATGGGCTGCCTTACGGTGGTTGCGGATCACCCGCAGCATATGCGCCTTGTTGCGCTCATACCCCGAGAACGCGCCCAGTTCACCGGCGATCTCGGCCGATGTGGCGTAGGATACGCCGGTCATGACCGCGCTCAGCGCACCACAAAGCGCCCTGCCCTCGTCGCTGTCATAAGAATATCCCATGTTCATCAGCAGACCGCCAATATTTGCATAGCCCAGGCCCAGGGTGCGGAAATCATAGGATCTTTGTGCAATTTCCTGGCTGGGAAATTGCGCCATCGTTACGCTGATTTCCAGTGTCAGGGTCCATAAACGGGTGGCGTGGATGTAATCCTCGGACTGGAACGCGCCGTCCTTGAGGAAGGTCAGCAGGTTCATCGACGCAAGGTTGCAGGCTGTATCGTCGAGGAACATATATTCCGAGCACGGGTTCGACCCACGGATCGCGCCGTCTTCGGGGCATGTGTGCCAGGCGTTGACAGTATCGTGAAACTGGATGCCCGGATCGGCACAGGCCCAGGCCGCGTGGCCGACATCTTCCCACAGGTCGCGGGCTTTGATGGTTTTGGCGACCGACCCGTCGGTACGGCGGATCAGTTCCCAATCGGCATCGTCCTTGACCGCCTTGAGAAAGGCGTCGGTGACCCGGATCGAGTTGTTGGAATTCTGGCCCGACACGCTGGCATACGCCTCGGAATCCCAGTCGGTATCATAGGTTGGAAATTCGATCGAACCGTAGCCCTGCTTGGCGTAATCCAGCACACGCTTGACGTAAGTTTCGGGGATCGCGACCTTTTTGGCCTGACGAATTGCGGCCTTGAGCGTTTCGTTTTTCTTGGGATCGTAGGCGTCAGCCTCGGCTCCGTCCCATTCCCGGATCGCGGCAAAGATCAGGTTCAGTTTCTGTTCGTGCATCTTGGAGCCGGCCACGATGCTTGCGACCTTCTGCTCTTCCTTGACCTTCCAGTTGATGAATTCCTCAATATCCGGGTGGTCGGCGTCGATGATCACCATCTTGGCGGCGCGGCGCGTGGTGCCGCCCGACTTGATCGCACCCGCCGCGCGGTCACCGATCTTGAGAAAGCCCATCAGGCCCGACGATTTGCCACCGCCCGACAGCGGTTCGTTCGCCGCGCGCAGGCTGCTGAAATTGGTGCCGGTGCCGGAACCATACTTGAACAAACGCGCCTCGCGAACCCACAGATCCATGATGCCACCTTCGCCGACCAGATCATCCTTGACCGACTGGATAAAGCACGCATGGGGCTGCGGATGCTCGTAAGCGGATTTGGATTTGGTCAGTTTTCCGGTTTTGTAGTCAACGTAATAGTGGCCCTGTCCGGGGCCGTCGATGCCATAGGCCCAATGCAGGCCAGTGTTGAACCACTGCGGGCTGTTGGGCGCGGCGCGCTGACTGGCCAGCATATTGCGCATCTCGTCGTAATAGGCGCGCGCATCCGATTCGGTGGTGAAATAGCCACCTTTCCAGCCCCAATAGGTCCATGCGCCGGCCAGACGGTCAAAAACCTGCTTGGACGATGTTTCGCCAACTTTTTCAGTCTTGTCCGACGCCGGAACCGACCGCCACAGAAATTCGGGAACACCCTTTTCGGCGACTTTCTTCAGCTCAACGGGCACACCGGCCTTGCGGAAATATTTCTGGGCGATGACATCGCTGGCGACCTGGCTCCACTTGGTGGGCACTTCGACGTTGTCGAGTTTGAAAACAATCGTGCCGTCCGGATTCCGGATTTCGGACACTGTGGTCGCAAAGTCGATCCCCTGATA is part of the Puniceibacterium sp. IMCC21224 genome and harbors:
- a CDS encoding iron-sulfur cluster assembly accessory protein, with translation MFGIPGKPPVSMTARAVTQITKLMERDNRAGLRIGVKKGGCAGMEYTMEYVDTADTNDEVIDQDGARVMIAPMAQMFLFGTEIDYETSLLESGFRFINPNVVDACGCGESIKFKDLAELESPGNG
- the tpiA gene encoding triose-phosphate isomerase; the protein is MRRKLAAGNWKMNGTQTALAELSALDGTSSPTVEVLICPPATLLHAAKGVAGDVAIGAQDCHAAASGAHTGDLSAPMLADAGATYVITGHSERRADHGESDAIVAAKSQAVWDAGLTAIVCIGESLEQRDSGKTLTVIGTQLANSVPDGATGANLVVAYEPIWAIGTGKVPTIHQIGEVHQFLRAELVSRFGNDIAGAIRLLYGGSVKPANAAEIFAVKDVDGALVGGASLKASDFGPIIAALTKA
- a CDS encoding vitamin B12-dependent ribonucleotide reductase, giving the protein MQIERKFTSAGQDAYQGIDFATTVSEIRNPDGTIVFKLDNVEVPTKWSQVASDVIAQKYFRKAGVPVELKKVAEKGVPEFLWRSVPASDKTEKVGETSSKQVFDRLAGAWTYWGWKGGYFTTESDARAYYDEMRNMLASQRAAPNSPQWFNTGLHWAYGIDGPGQGHYYVDYKTGKLTKSKSAYEHPQPHACFIQSVKDDLVGEGGIMDLWVREARLFKYGSGTGTNFSSLRAANEPLSGGGKSSGLMGFLKIGDRAAGAIKSGGTTRRAAKMVIIDADHPDIEEFINWKVKEEQKVASIVAGSKMHEQKLNLIFAAIREWDGAEADAYDPKKNETLKAAIRQAKKVAIPETYVKRVLDYAKQGYGSIEFPTYDTDWDSEAYASVSGQNSNNSIRVTDAFLKAVKDDADWELIRRTDGSVAKTIKARDLWEDVGHAAWACADPGIQFHDTVNAWHTCPEDGAIRGSNPCSEYMFLDDTACNLASMNLLTFLKDGAFQSEDYIHATRLWTLTLEISVTMAQFPSQEIAQRSYDFRTLGLGYANIGGLLMNMGYSYDSDEGRALCGALSAVMTGVSYATSAEIAGELGAFSGYERNKAHMLRVIRNHRKAAHGATDGYEALDVKPVPLDHANCPDATLIGLAKSSWDEALRLGEANGYRNAQVSVIAPTGTIGLVMDCDTTGIEPDFALVKFKKLAGGGYFKIINHSVPAALDKLGYSSSQIEEIVAYAVGHGTIGNAPGINHTSLIGHGFGPAQIEKVESALASAFDIRFVFNQWTLGETFCREVLGIPVAKLSDPTFDLLRHLGYSKRDIELANDHVCGTMTLEGAPFLKTEHYAIFDCANPCGKKGTRYLGVKSHIYMMAAAQSFISGAISKTINMPNDATITDCQAAYELSWSLGVKANALYRDGSKLSQPLASALVEDDDEAMEVLESGSMHEKAAVLAQKVVEKIIVKEVARGREKMPERRKGYTQKAIVGGHKVYLRTGEYKDGNLGEIFIDMHKEGAGFRAMMNNFAIAVSVGLQYGVPLEEFVDAFTFTKFEPAGMVQGNDSIKNATSILDYIFRELAVSYLDRTDLAHVKPQGATFDDIGRGVEEGVSNVKEISESAASRSLEVLKQISSTGYLRKRLPQDLMVLQGGQSGFGAATQVTSLVAEKAVASGGTSVSYATSTTTTAATSGLAINAVTKAKMQGYEGEACGECGNYTLVRNGTCMKCNTCGGTSGCS